A window from Calliopsis andreniformis isolate RMS-2024a chromosome 5, iyCalAndr_principal, whole genome shotgun sequence encodes these proteins:
- the LOC143179450 gene encoding uncharacterized protein LOC143179450 yields the protein MLIYDVLHKETVYQSIVSDLRNYGIKYRFKKNMLKAARPEGIKYISKKVFKTPLLYQPLDVVNLSSGGIVHVPVFISQAATFLEKHITQEGLFRKAGSQLRQKDLMVRLDNGGTLGEKHHAIDVANCLKTFFRDLPEPLIPYPFHDLFLHCAMLKTCRVEALLLACILLPPHHLNTLAFFMEFLKKVSLYEKQNKMSIENLAKVVGPNIMPLQEVTITAVQMRLELHLIIVKTLIENAEGIGILPDHITQTISTETIGSTDNELDISDNHSRSKSRKKKHRSGSLTRKPHLSASNLNLRMFNGLKKMVSKGPMPEDGNTFDNQPIPENSDSNCKSTKKRKVVERTDPSNTKKKRVIDKTDKSKKLRLSLDRFVPKKPKSTDEDSESYINTFNTYTERRWSSASNTCDSERKYRTYSDGSSQLKLILKDNDVSNELHTEYNNMFVDANVNLSDDSDEQVLLMKENEANVNKCHAQLSSSSEELKILDNFDKMQLYPTKRRMTLNNFETYSHVKVTSMNEETEEYVTIPKSEYEEIKNRVSAIESRLSQEFGGVNSEENGSPLPHSVKKVQTAYEKTLEEANIESTATTDYLARKLGKELKIRRSGEHKIIRSPSARKIGTLRRRSQERIMSNRVKRTASWHISHGSDLQSQLKTDQKSNSVYHSYMEKEFLPNCTKDDSYLRPVSTSSWEEEKNNILLNNLRSEFNNSNAYTTRYARNSNGSEVLQPGRNRMNTTVRRVSSFHGNELTNAAMFSEEKVEKLKKANSQQNIVLNNAFMTAFAPKFDWKKSNWKDAEGYFKSTNQTNSPAIQTGRASIAKLRTQNAGMVLAKAKLFDECTTKVHTQTAVSNKKDNWSNTNNDQFTNTSKQSFKRTESSRKSNKNIKNKNTKISKAVPSQITAETESTAMNINQQSTKVYYHTSQDADVKNSSTLRVTTNKQFNTVSDASHNRKENSIMNISPSVKKVPINTILQESRLNMYNIDSNALCKTPHIKKPLTVKTPKSAKALVRKSIIDSRRTPLKAVSQLGTPKYQSPKSILKTRNISRHT from the exons ATGTTGATTTACGATGTTTTGCATAAAGAGACAGTGTATCAGTCGATCGTCAGTGATCTTCGCAATTATGGTATTAAATACCGGTTTAAGAAGAATATGCTCAAGGCAGCAAGGCCTGAAGGGATTAAATACATTTCTAAGAAAGTTTTTAAAACTCCTTTGCTCTATCAACCCTTAGACGTTGTGAATCTTTCTTCTGGTGGTATTGTTCATGTGCCTGTTTTTATTAGTCAAGCGGCTACATTCTTGGAGAAACATATTACTCAAGAAGGATTATTCAGAAAAGCTGGCTCTCAGCTTAGGCAAAAGGACTTAATGGTTCGTTTAGATAATGGTGGAACCTTAGGAGAGAAACATCATGCAATTGATGTAGCTAATTGCTTGAAGACTTTCTTCAGAGACTTACCGGAACCACTGATACCATATCCATTTCATGATTTGTTTCTACACTGTGCCATGCTTAAAACTTGTCGTGTAGAAGCCCTGTTATTAGCATGTATACTTTTACCTCCACATCATCTTAATACCTTGGCATTTTTTATGGAATTTCTAAAAAAAGTATCATTATACGAAAAGCAAaataaaatgagtattgagaatttagcaaaGGTTGTTGGACCAAATATTATGCCTTTACAAGAAGTAACTATAACAGCTGTTCAAATGCGTCTTGAATTACATTTAATTATTGTTAAG ACGTTAATTGAAAATGCTGAGGGTATTGGTATTCTACCAGATCACATAACTCAAACAATTTCAACAGAAACAATTGGAAGTACAGATAATGAGTTAGATATATCTGACAATCATTCACGTTCAAAATCTAGAAAAAAGAAGCACCGCAGTGGAAGTCTTACACGTAAGCCACACCTAAGTGCCTCCAACCTTAATCTAA GAATGTTTAATGGTTTGAAGAAGATGGTTAGCAAGGGTCCAATGCCTGAAGATGGTAACACATTTGATAATCAGCCAATTCCTGAAAATTCTGATTCAAATTGTAAATCTACAAAGAAGAGAAAAGTTGTTGAACGGACAGATCCTTCAAATACTAAAAAGAA GAGAGTTATAGATAAAACAGATAAATCTAAGAAACTCAGACTCAGCCTGGATCGTTTTGTACCGAAAAAGCCA AAAAGCACCGACGAAGATTCAGAATCGTATATAAATACTTTTAATACGTACACGGAACGACGTTGGAGTTCTGCTTCTAATACATGTGATTCAGAAAGAAAATATAGAACATACAGCGATGGTTCATCACAATTAAAACTGATTTTAAAAGACAATGATGTATCGAATGAACTTCATACGGAGTATAATAATATGTTCGTTGATGCGAATGTTAATCTATCGGATGACAGTGACGAGCAGGTCTTGTTAATGAAGGAAAACGAAGCTAATGTTAATAAATGTCACGCACAATTAAGTTCTAGTTCGgaagaattaaaaattctaGATAATTTCGATAAAATGCAATTATATCCAACAAAAAGAAGGATGactttaaataattttgaaacatATTCACACGTTAAAGTTACATCTATGaacgaagagacagaggaatatGTTACTATCCCTAAAAGTGAATatgaagaaattaaaaatagagtTTCAGCAATCGAATCTCGTCTCTCTCAAGAATTCGGAGGTGTAAATAGTGAAGAAAACGGTAGTCCATTACCGCATTCTGTAAAAAAAGTACAAACTGCATATGAAAAAACTTTAGAAGAAGCTAATATCGAAAGTACAGCAACAACAGATTATTTAGCTAGAAAACTTGGGAAAGAACTTAAAATTAGAAGATCAGGCGAACATAAAATCATAAGATCTCCAAGCGCTCGAAAAATAGGTACTTTAAGAAGGAGATCGCAAGAAAGAATCATGAG TAACCGTGTTAAACGCACAGCTTCGTGGCATATTTCTCATGGATCCGATTTACAATCGCAACTAAAGACTGATCAAAAATCAAATAGTGTTTATCACTCATACATGGAAAAAGAGTTTTTACCAAATTGTACGAAGGACGACTCTTATTTACGACCTGTATCTACTTCTTCCTGGGAAGAAGAAAAAAACAATATTCTCTTGAATAATCTACGCAGCGAATTTAATAACTCGAATGCATATACAACAAGATATGCCCGAAATTCTAATGGGAGCGAGGTTCTTCAACCTGGAAGGAATCGAATGAACACAACAGTCCGACGAGTATCATCTTTTCATGGCAATGAATTAACAAACGCGGCAATGTTCTCCGAAGAGAAAGTAGAAAAGTTAAAAAAGGCGAACAGTCAACAAAACATAGTTTTAAATAATGCGTTTATGACAGCATTCGCTCCCAAATTCGATTGGAAGAAATCAAACTGGAAAGACGCTGAAGGCTACTTTAAATCGACAAATCAAACAAATAGTCCTGCCATACAAACTGGCCGTGCATCGATAGCGAAACTAAGAACCCAAAATGCAGGGATGGTGTTAGCCAAAGCTAAATTATTCGATGAATGTACGACAAAAGTACATACTCAAACTGCTGTTTCAAATAAGAAAGACAACTGGTCGAATACAAATAACGATCAATTCACAAATACCTCAAAGCAAAGTTTTAAAAGGACTGAATCATCTCGGAAATCGAACAAGAACATAAAAAATAAGAACACTAAAATCTCCAAAGCTGTTCCTTCTCAAATTACTGCAGAAACAGAAAGCACAGCTATGAATATAAATCAACAGAGTACTAAAGTATATTATCATACTTCTCAAGACGCTGACGTAAAGAATTCTAGCACATTACGAGTTACCACGAACAAACAATTTAATACTGTGTCCGATGCATCGCATAATCGAAAGGAAAATTCGATTATGAACATTTCGCCGTCAGTGAAAAAGGTGCCTATTAACACAATATTGCAAGAATCAAgattaaatatgtataatattgaCAGTAATGCATTATGTAAAACTCCACACATAAAAAAGCCGCTAACTGTAAAAACTCCTAAAAGTGCTAAAGCATTAGTAAGGAAATCCATAATAGATTCCCGTAGAACACCTTTGAAAGCTGTTAGTCAATTGGGAACTCCAAAATATCAGAGTCCTAAAAGTATTCTGAAAACAAGAAACATTAGTAGACACACTTAA
- the LOC143179710 gene encoding aldo-keto reductase family 1 member A1 isoform X1 encodes MFSRSIIKYQRRLLYSSADRQIKRHFINCFSVTNQPRCSTHLFPSRQLKKRNMHSVRLLSGHDMPTVGLGTWQAKPEEIETVVTTALDVGYKHIDTAFNYNNEEAIGTVLKKWFAKGGKREDLFITTKLPHYGNRPSDVEKFIKLSLEKLGLDYVDMYLIHMPFAFKLDKDVYAPATHEDGSYILDTDTDPVSVWKEMEEQVRKGRTKSIGLSNFNEKQVLDIWENAQIKPSNLQVELHAYLQQNSLRQLCQAHNIIVTAYSPLGSPGAKTHFQTKYNVTVEKFPDLLGHPEVQKISEEYKRSPAQILLRFLLQLGVVVIPKSASPERIKANIDLFDFTLKEEEMKLLSALDKGTRGRIFNFLFFKGVEKHPHYPFKDELES; translated from the exons ATGTTTTCGAGAAGTATAATTAAATATCAACGACGTTTACTTTACAGTTCAGCAGACCGACAGATAAAACGGCATTTTATCAACTGTTTTTCTGTAACAAACCAACCACGATGCTCGACTCATTTGTTCC CATCAAGGCAATTGAAGAAAAGAAATATGCATTCAGTAAGATTATTGTCAGGACATGATATGCCTACTGTTGGCTTGGGCACGTGGCAG GCTAAACCTGAGGAAATTGAAACTGTTGTGACCACAGCTTTAGATGTTGGTTACAAACATATTGATACAgcatttaattataataatgaagAGGCAATTGGAACAGTTTTGAAGAAATGGTTTGCAAAGGGTGGAAAACGTGAAGATCTTTTTATTACTACAAAG CTACCTCATTATGGTAATCGACCATCAGATGTGGAAAAGTTTATTAAGTTATCATTAGAAAAGCTCGGTTTAGATTACGTGGACATGTATTTAATTCATATGCCTTTTGCTTTTAAATTGGACAAGGATGTGTATGCTCCAGCAACTCACGAAGATGGAAGCTATATATTGGATACTGACACAGACCCTGTTTCAGTGTGGAAG GAAATGGAGGAGCAAGTAAGAAAAGGTCGTACAAAATCCATAGGTTTAAGCAACTTCAATGAAAAACAAGTACTAGATATATGGGAAAATGCACAAATAAAGCCAAGTAATTTACAA GTAGAGTTACATGCATATTTACAACAGAATTCACTTCGACAGCTGTGCCAAGCACACAATATTATTGTAACAGCCTACAGTCCTCTGGGCTCACCAGGAGCCAAGACGCACTTTCAAACGAAATACAATGTTACCGTCGAAAAATTTCCAGATCTCTTGGGACATCCAGAAGTACAAAAAATTAGTGAAGAATACAAACGATCTCCAGCACAAATTCTACTGCGATTTTTATTACAATTAGGCGTCGTCGTAATTCCAAAAAGTGCATCTCCAGAACGAATTAAAGCAAACATTGATTTATTTGATTTCACgctaaaagaagaagaaatgaaACTTTTAAGTGCTTTAGATAAAGGCACCCGCGGAAGAATCTTCAACTTTTTATTCTTTAAAGG AGTCGAGAAACACCCACATTACCCGTTTAAAGATGAACTAGaatcataa
- the LOC143179710 gene encoding aldo-keto reductase family 1 member A1 isoform X2: MHSVRLLSGHDMPTVGLGTWQAKPEEIETVVTTALDVGYKHIDTAFNYNNEEAIGTVLKKWFAKGGKREDLFITTKLPHYGNRPSDVEKFIKLSLEKLGLDYVDMYLIHMPFAFKLDKDVYAPATHEDGSYILDTDTDPVSVWKEMEEQVRKGRTKSIGLSNFNEKQVLDIWENAQIKPSNLQVELHAYLQQNSLRQLCQAHNIIVTAYSPLGSPGAKTHFQTKYNVTVEKFPDLLGHPEVQKISEEYKRSPAQILLRFLLQLGVVVIPKSASPERIKANIDLFDFTLKEEEMKLLSALDKGTRGRIFNFLFFKGVEKHPHYPFKDELES, translated from the exons ATGCATTCAGTAAGATTATTGTCAGGACATGATATGCCTACTGTTGGCTTGGGCACGTGGCAG GCTAAACCTGAGGAAATTGAAACTGTTGTGACCACAGCTTTAGATGTTGGTTACAAACATATTGATACAgcatttaattataataatgaagAGGCAATTGGAACAGTTTTGAAGAAATGGTTTGCAAAGGGTGGAAAACGTGAAGATCTTTTTATTACTACAAAG CTACCTCATTATGGTAATCGACCATCAGATGTGGAAAAGTTTATTAAGTTATCATTAGAAAAGCTCGGTTTAGATTACGTGGACATGTATTTAATTCATATGCCTTTTGCTTTTAAATTGGACAAGGATGTGTATGCTCCAGCAACTCACGAAGATGGAAGCTATATATTGGATACTGACACAGACCCTGTTTCAGTGTGGAAG GAAATGGAGGAGCAAGTAAGAAAAGGTCGTACAAAATCCATAGGTTTAAGCAACTTCAATGAAAAACAAGTACTAGATATATGGGAAAATGCACAAATAAAGCCAAGTAATTTACAA GTAGAGTTACATGCATATTTACAACAGAATTCACTTCGACAGCTGTGCCAAGCACACAATATTATTGTAACAGCCTACAGTCCTCTGGGCTCACCAGGAGCCAAGACGCACTTTCAAACGAAATACAATGTTACCGTCGAAAAATTTCCAGATCTCTTGGGACATCCAGAAGTACAAAAAATTAGTGAAGAATACAAACGATCTCCAGCACAAATTCTACTGCGATTTTTATTACAATTAGGCGTCGTCGTAATTCCAAAAAGTGCATCTCCAGAACGAATTAAAGCAAACATTGATTTATTTGATTTCACgctaaaagaagaagaaatgaaACTTTTAAGTGCTTTAGATAAAGGCACCCGCGGAAGAATCTTCAACTTTTTATTCTTTAAAGG AGTCGAGAAACACCCACATTACCCGTTTAAAGATGAACTAGaatcataa